Proteins found in one Syngnathus acus chromosome 9, fSynAcu1.2, whole genome shotgun sequence genomic segment:
- the si:ch211-170d8.2 gene encoding uncharacterized protein si:ch211-170d8.2 — protein sequence MASTRSYPWIALVLIAMITNDIGVRGRALDAHGFVEASLGMSTQSPRPSLRTDLLRRWRRGAAEAHRERCAELTAAWQESPHRSPRPNSTVVRLTVRPLSSGASWGLVFPEKPLFSFVRRVYRCCQDGLDCRNVKGLQGRLRRGSDVELLLTREVLSLSIRRAELHLQLTNPQQVDIHPVLLSMAKSNLPTRFISRSHGTTVDLRVDLLFLFQSLQEAAGGPGGARRLVNMRKVMLSSLHKKLASVDLQDNGGAVWGEQGLALGCSRAGVGVLCESSGVGLLHAPFVTLYYL from the exons ATGGCCTCGACACGCTCCTACCCTTGGATTGCTTTGGTTCTTATCGCGATGATTACCAACGATATCGGAGTACGGGGCCGCGCACTGGACGCGCATGGATTCGTGGAAGCGTCACTGGGGATGTCGACTCAGTCCCCAAGACCATCTTTACGCACGGACCTCCTGAGGCGCTGGAGGCGAGGCGCCGCGGAGGCTCACCGGGAGCGCTGCGCAGAGCTAACGGCAGCTTGGCAGGAAAGCCCGCATCGAAGTCCCCGGCCAAATTCGACCGTGGTGCGCCTCACTGTCAGGCCTCTGTCTTCTGGAGCTTCCTGGGGCTTGGTGTTTCCAGAGAAGCCCCTCTTCAGCTTCGTGCGGCGGGTCTACCGGTGCTGTCAGGACGGACTCGACTGCAGGAACGTCAAAGGGCTTCAGGGCCGTTTAAGACGAG GTTCGGATGTAGAGTTGCTCCTCACCAGGGAGGTCTTATCATTGAGCATAAGGAGAGCTGAGCTTCACCTACAGTTGACAAATCCGCAACAGGTGGACATCCATCCTGTGCTTTTGTCCATGGCAAAGAGCAACCTTCCAACAAG GTTTATTTCAAGATCCCACGGTACCACTGTGGACTTGCGAGTGGATCTGCTGTTCCTTTTCCAGAGTCTTCAAGAGGCAGCAGGCGGTCCCGGAGGAGCTCGCCGCTTGGTGAACATGCGGAAGGTCATGCTTTCCTCCTTGCATAAAAAGCTGGCTTCAGTGGATCTCCAGGACAATGGTGGAGCCGTGTGGGGGGAGCAGGGCTTGGCCTTAGGCTGCAGTCGGGCCGGAGTCGGTGTGCTCTGCGAAAGCAGCGGGGTTGGTCTCCTACACGCACCTTTTGTGACCCTCTACTACCTATGA
- the hps4 gene encoding Hermansky-Pudlak syndrome 4 protein, translating to MAEFIPPDSRGCHFFLLYDGSKVKGEGDPTSKGICYFYPEETPIDKQELLCGQLAGVGRCISELSSSRVRLLKLRRHKFAIHMKEDFFWALGCSMETPTVSVCELLDKIINLFCFYNGSVRQSYQFNSQESLAARWSRYLSYLLAGPSELHHVFSSMTTIESTNVDPLLLLKAALILQACQRCCPLVLAGCILFRGRVVSTQMPPDVTMKIMVHESENFKAQSPKGLSPSNFFGDAVSSTSVFLTMFELQYLQSAPVDRDSWSQFTPMKYTSLRQTLSRTPSDTASSESVPSDPTSTQKGNVSPRLSASDNSDLDTVPTQRATNPVRSRPNEEASHETEEEVLQSSTYDSFHSSGGEGEDLEHNATLHLSGEDGGACCETVFDSGETEHCNQDSRNCILEGPNRGASGTKTMPVTPDETPLVPMTLYLHRVKGLVLALLVEPHFLCDQGAMEEVYHSCLASLNGLEAHLRSISPVAPGTTGPYIFAHFDCAESTLTTNLSGRPGTAPERPFVRATSLLHSHFCNTETLQEAIIRNASTAVYGARNAAHETFFLQHGVTPRNSGIPNHQDSAFSLPSKARHRLLKHGVNLL from the exons ATGGCAGAATTTATTCCGCCAGACTCCAGAGG gtgtcatttttttttactatatgATGGCTCCAAGGTGAAGGGAGAGGGAGATCCGACCAGCAAGGGGATCTGTTACTTCTATCCGGAAGAG ACCCCCATCGATAAGCAAGAGCTACTTTGTGGTCAACTTGCCGGGGTGGGCCGTTGCATTTCGGAGCTTTCTTCCTCCCGTGTGCGCCTTCTGAAGCTGCGTCGCCACAAATTTGCAATCCATATGAAAGAGGACTTCTTTtgg GCGCTGGGCTGCTCCATGGAAACTCCCACTGTTAGTGTCTGTGAGCTACTGGATAAGATAATAAACCTCTTTTGTTTCTACAATGGCTCTGTTCGGCAGAGCTACCAG TTTAATAGTCAGGAAAGCTTGGCTGCTCGGTGGTCACGATACCTGTCATACTTGCTCGCTGGACCTTCTGAGCTTCATCACGTCTTCAGTTCCATGACCACTATTGAGTCGACAAAT GTTGACCCGCTTCTGTTGCTCAAGGCTGCGCTCATTCTTCAGGCCTGCCAGCGCTGCTGCCCCCTAGTGTTAGCAGGCTGTATTCTTTTTAGAGGAAG AGTGGTGAGCACACAGATGCCCCCAGATGTTACCATGAAGATTATGGTTCATGAGAGTGAAAACTTCAAG GCACAGTCGCCCAAAGGCCTGAGTCCCTCCAACTTCTTCGGTGATGCTGTCAGCTCTACTTCTGTGTTCCTCACCATGTTTGAACTTCAGTACCTGCAGTCTGCTCCTGTGGACAGAGATTCATG GTCCCAGTTTACACCGATGAAATACACTTCGCTACGTCAGACCCTGTCAAGGACCCCATCGGATACGGCCTCTTCTGAGTCTGTCCCTTCAGATCCAACTTCCACCCAAAAAGGAAACGTGAGTCCTCGTCTGTCTGCATCGGACAACTCTGATTTGGACACGGTTCCAACGCAGCGTGCCACTAATCCGGTCCGATCCAGACCAAATGAAGAGGCCTCCCATGAAACTGAGGAGGAAGTTCTACAAAGTTCCACCTATGATAGTTTTCACAGCAGCGGAGGGGAAGGAGAAGACTTGGAGCACAACGCAACCTTGCACCTCAGTGGAGAGGATGGAGGCGCGTGTTGTGAGACAGTATTTGACTCTGGAGAGACAGAGCACTGCAATCAGGACTCACGCAATTGCATATTAGAAGGGCCCAACAGAGGTGCGAGTGGAACCAAGACAATGCCTGTCACCCCCGATGAAACCCCCCTGGTTCCCATGACATTGTACCTGCACAGGGTCAAGGGTCTTGTGCTGGCCCTGCTGGTGGAGCCTCACTTCTTATGTGACCAAGGTGCCATGGAGGAAGTG TATCACAGCTGCTTGGCGTCGCTAAACGGACTGGAGGCCCATCTCAGAAGCATCTCTCCAGTGGCGCCGGGCACCACGGGACCCTACATCTTCGCCCACTTCGACTGCGCGGAGAGCACACTAACAA CCAACCTGTCTGGGAGACCAGGGACAGCCCCCGAGCGTCCTTTTGTCAGAGCCACATCACTCCTTCACTCGCATTTCTGTAACACTGAAACTCTGCAGGAGGCTATTATCAG GAACGCCTCTACCGCTGTGTACGGCGCCCGCAACGCTGCCCACGAGACCTTTTTCCTGCAGCACGGCGTTACGCCAAGGAATTCAGGCATCCCCAACCACCAGGACAGTGCATTCTCCTTGCCCAGCAAGGCTCGGCACAGACTGCTCAAACACGGCGTTAACCTACTCTga
- the LOC119126641 gene encoding cytochrome c oxidase subunit 6A, mitochondrial has translation MAAIGRLTQALLRSSLTQTRRQLSAAAAGHGEQAARTWKILSFVVALPGVAVCMVNMYLKEQQHSHEQPEFIPYSHLRIRSKRFPWGDGNKSLFHNPHVNALPDGYEGHDE, from the exons ATGGCGGCCATCGGACGACTGACTCAAGCCTTGCTGAGGTCTTCTTTGACCCAGACCCGTCGTCAGCTttctgctgccgctgctggtCATGGCGAGCAAGCTG CGAGGACATGGAAGATACTCAGCTTTGTGGTTGCCCTTCCTGGCGTTGCGGTGTGCATGGTTAACATGTACCTGAAGGAGCAACAACACAGCCACGAACAGCCTGAGTTCATCCCTTATTCACACCTCCGCATTCGGAGCAAG CGGTTCCCCTGGGGAGATGGCAACAAATCGCTCTTCCACAATCCCCACGTGAATGCCCTTCCTGATGGCTATGAGGGTCACGATGAGTAG